In Actinomycetota bacterium, the sequence AGTCATAAGATTATAACATGCCCGGGCTCATCCGTCGGTTATTGAGCGACCGCGTTCCTTACGCTTGTCCTGCCTCCTTCTTCACTTCGTCATACCACTTGCGCCAGCCGTGCTTCGCCTCTGATTCCGGCACATAACCGGTGATCATTGAGGTGATGCCTTTCATGGTCGGCGGGAAGAGCAGGCCCATATAGGCGTGCATGATGATAAAGAACAGTAGTATGACAAAGCTCAGATCGTGGACGACGACAGCCCATCTGGTTATTGCCGGGCTGACCGTCTGTCCGGCCCACATCAGAACGCCTGAAATCGCGATCGTGATGCTGAACGCGAGGATAATCCAGGCGCTGAATTTCTGACCGGCTTTTTCCTTACCCTGCGGCGGCAATTTGACCGCCTGCGGCCTTATAAGCCAGGGCAGGAATTTAATCATCCACTTGGTGTCGTCCTTGTCCCATGAGAAGAGCTCCTTCAAAAACTCGATGGCGCCCTTCGGGAACAAGACAATCTCCACAGCCGGGATAGCGATGAACAAGACCGCCGCGATGTGATGGATGGTCTGTTCAAGCACCAGATTGTTGCCGACGAGAACATGCAACGCCGGAAACATCCTCGACAACCCGGTGTAAGTCAGTGTGAGAAAAGCGAAGAGATGGACAGTATGCAGGATCCTCGCGGCCAGCGAGAATCTCAGAACCTGGCCGTCTTTAAAAACGGGCATTTTTACCATCTCTACTCATCCTCCCCGTGCTTGTAGCCGATCGAACCGATGCGGCTAATAACGGCGGCCGCCAGGCCGCCGACGCCCGCGATAATGGTCAGCGGTTTCAGCCAATCCTGCCAGAGTCCGACCGACAGCGGGATTGCCGGATCCGTCGGCAAGCCATAGACATCCGGCGCTTCGGTCATGACCGTCATAACCCCTAGGCCGCCCAGCGCCGTCTCGCCGTACAACATGGCATTGGCGTGGCCTTCCTTCTTCAGGGCTTCAACCCGGTTCTGACCGGCGCGCAACATGACTTCGCGCTCGCCGAATCTAACGGCGCCCGGCGCGCAGACTTTGGCGCAGGCCGGGATCAAGCCGTTGGAAATCCGGTCGATGCACAGGGTGCACTTCTTGGCCGTATTAGAGCCCGCGTCGTAACGCGGTATGCTAAACGGACAAGCCGAGATGCAATACTTGCAGCCTGTGCACTTATCCTGGTCGATGACGACCGCGGTTGTTTCCATGTGCGAGATCGCCTTAGGCGGACAGACATTCTGACAAGCGGCGTTCGTACAGTGCTGGCATATCATGCGCCGGAAGAACCACTGGTTATCAGGATTCTTGCCTGTCTCGATGAACTTGATCTTCGTCCAGGTCTTGGACGAAAGATCCGGCGGATTCTCGAAGGTGCCGGTGTTCTCGGTTACTTCACCCTCGTTCTGGTTCCATTCCTTGCAGGCCACCTGACAAGCGCGGCAGCCAATGCAGAGGTTGAAATCGAGAAGCATTGCTTTCGCCATTTTACGTCACCTTCCTTACGTCAACCAGGAACGCCTTGTATTCGGGCATACCCGTGTTCGGCTCGGCGACGTGCGGTGAAAGCTGGTTGGCGCCGTAGCTCTTGTCCTTGTCCGGACCGCCGGTAATCAGGCCCATATAGCCGTAGTGGAACGGCATCCCCGCGAGCTCGGGTTCACCCTCGCAGAGGGCAAAACCTTTCAGGCGCTCGGTAACGATGGCGCGGCACATGACCTCGCCGCGGGCCGACGCCACCTTGACCCACTCGCCGTTCGTGATGCCTTTCTTTTCAGCCAGAACCGGGCTGATCTCGACGAACATCTCCGGCTGCATTTCGGCCAACCAGGGTAGTTGGCGCGTCATGGAACCGGTCTGCCAGTGCTCCGTCACCCTGTAGGTGGTGGCAATAATCGGACACACCTTATCTCCGAACTTGGTCAGCTTATCCGCGTCAGCGCCCCAAATGATCGCCCCTGGGTTGTTCTGCGTCTTCGACAGCGGATTCTTGATGACCGATTCTATGGGTTCGTAGTGCTCGGGGAATGGGCCGTCCTTGACGCCGCCCTTCGGTACGAATATCTTAGCAACGCCTTCAGCGTTCATAATGAACGGCGCGGCGGCCGTCTTGTCCGGAGTGTTCGGTGCCGGAGGCGTACCAGCTACCGCGGCGAAGTCGGGCACGTCGTTGGTTATCCACTTCGCGCCGTCCCAGGCCACCAGAACCCTCTTCGGATTCCACGGCGTTCCGGCCGCGTTGCAGGACGCTCTATTGTAGATGATCCGGCGGTTGACCGGCCAGCTGAACGCCCAGTCTTTGAAGATTCCAAGTCCGGTCGTGTCCGTCGTGTTATCGCGTCTCTTACACGGAGCTTTGGCGATATCCGCGTTGTTGAAGTAGCCGGAATAAATCCAGCAACCACAGGCGGTCGTCCCGGTGTCGGTCAGAGCGGCGAAACTAACCATCGGCTTTTTGTCCGCTATGGTGTAGCCGTTGATCTCCTTGGCGACTTCGTTCGGGTCGATCTTGTCGCCGTAGTTCCACGTCAGGTTGACGATGGGATCCGGGAACTTCGCTTTGGCGTCGGCCTTATACAGAGCCTGAATTTCCTTGCCTAGCTGATTCAGAATCTGCAGATCGTCCTCCGCCTCGCCGGGACCCTGGGTGGCTTTATACCGCCACTGAATCAAACGGCTGGAGTTGGCAATGCTGCCTTCCTTCTCGTACGAACCTACCACCGGCAATAGGAAGACCTCGGTCTTGATATTGGCCGGTGTAGCGCCCGGACGCTTCCAGAAAGCCGCCGTTTCTGTTTCCCAGAGGTCAGCGACCATCAGCCAGTCCAGCTTCTCGAGAGCTTTAGCCTCTAGATTGCTGTTAGGACCGGAGATAGCCGGGTTCTGACCCCAGCACATCAAGCCTTTAATCTCACCCGCGTACATGGCTTCGAAGAGCGCGGTCCAAGTGTAACCTTTCTTCTGGAAACCGGCTCCGTTCTTCGGCAGCCAGTCATACCGGAAGTCGTTGCCCGCCGCCGCCGCGTCGCCCCACCAGGACTTGAGCATGCTAATAACCCACTTGGCACGGTTCTGCGTAAAGCCTGTCTTGGTGACCTCGACCTCTTTGTACTTGGCCAAAGTCGGCGTGGTCGCCGCGTTCGGCAGGTTGTTGTAACCAGGCAGCGTGCCTGCCAGCAGGCCAAAGTCGGTCGAGCCCTGGACGTTGCTCTCGCCGCGCATCGCGTTGATCCCGCCGCCGGCGATACCCATGTTGCCCAGGAGACACTGGATGATGGCGAACGCCCTGATGTTGTTGACGCCGGTCGTGTGTTGCGTCAGACCCATCGCGTACAGGAGCGTACCCGCCTTGTCCGGTTTGCCGGTCGAAGCGTAGAGCTTGCAGATCTCTTCGAACTCGGCCTTCGGCATACCGCAGGTCTTAGCGATGATGTCCGGCGTATAGCGCGAGTAATGGGTCTTCATCAACTGGAACACACACTGCGGATTCTGCAGCGTCGGATCCTTTAGCGTCGCGCCCGCGGCGTCCGTCTGGTATGTCCAGGTGTCGAACTTGTATTTCTTCTCTTTCTCGTCGTACCCGCTGAACATACCGTCTTTGAATGAATAGTTCGGATTGATGAGATACGAAGCGTTGGTGTACTGCTTAACGTACTCGTCAAACCAGAGGTTGTTGCTGAGTATGTAGTTGATCATGCCGCCGAAGAACGCGATGTCGGTGCCCGGCCGAAGATGGGCGAACACGTCCGCTCGCGAAGCCGTTCTTGTAAACCGTGGGTCGACGACGATCAACTTGGCGCCGTTGCTCATACCCTTGGTCATCCATTTAAAGGAAATGGGGTGATTCTCAGCCGGATTACCGCCGCAGACCATGTAAACATCTGCGTTCTGGAGGTCGTTCCAGCTGTTGGTCATGGCGCCTCTGCCAAACGTCGGGCCTAAACTGGCCACGCTTGGTGAGTGTCATATACGAGCCTGGTGTTCCAGGTAGACGATTCCCAACGCCCGGCCAAGCTTAGAGAGCAGATAGCACTCCTCGTTGTCGTGCGCGGCGCCGCCTAGTTGCGCCAGAGCCTCGGTCCGGTTGACCGTGATGCCCGCCTCGTCTTTTTCTTTAAACGACGCGTCCCGGGTCGCCTTGACCTTCTTGGCGATTTCTTTAAGGGCCCAATTCCAGTCCCTGGTCTGCCACTCCGTAGCGCCGGCCGCACGGTACATGACCTTGGTGATGCGTTTCTTGTTGTTGGCCAGCTGGTACATGGATTGTCCCTTGGAACACAACGTTCCTTCGTTAATCGGGTTGGCGGGATCGCCTTCAAGGTTCAGCATCTTGCCTTCCTTGGTGTGCACGATAGCGCCGCAACCGACCGAACAGAAGCAGCAGACGGTGAAGTTTTCTTTGGCCTCGGCGATCCTTAGCGTCGTCGCGACTTTCGCGAGCGCCGACATATCGAATCCGAGATTGGTCAGCGCGGCCGTTGTTGCGCCGGCGGCCGTTACCATTAGAAATTCTCGTCTAGTCAGTTTTGTTGCCAAGCTTGTCTCACCCCTCTCCTAACATCTCTTGATCCGTCATTGTTTTAGCTCTTGTAGCAAAAATCCCGGTACCACCTCCTCCTTAGGAAAGACACGTGCGCCGACAGGCGCGCGTCCTCCTTTCCTAATCGAGGGAGGCACCGGGATCGCTCCCGTTACCCTGACCCCGACAATCATGCCGGGGATCGCTCTAGCCGTCCGCGAGGGACTGACTAAAGTCGGAGAAACGTTTCGTCTATTTAGTTGGACTTCCCGTGTTTCTCGATATTGCCTGTGATGAATTTTTCTAGAGTGGCCTTCGGCACTTCGCCGATCAACCGGTCGATTTCTTTTTGATCGCTGTCAATGATGACGAAAGTCGGCGTTAGATAAACCTTGTACTTGGTCGCTATGGCGTCGTTCTTGCCGTTGGTAATGTCGTACAGTTCGAAGGTGATTTTGTCGGAGTATTTTGACTGAGCCTCATTCACGATGGGCTTCATATTGATACATCGCGGTCAGGTCGGATCGAAGAATTCATAGAAAGTGAGGCCGGTGCTGCCCTTCTTGGCACAACCTCCAGCCGCCAGGCCGAATAGTGCCAGGCAGCACATTATTAATAGCAGACTCTTAAGAGCCGGTCGCCTAAGCGACATTAGCCGCC encodes:
- the fdnG gene encoding formate dehydrogenase-N subunit alpha; this translates as MVTAAGATTAALTNLGFDMSALAKVATTLRIAEAKENFTVCCFCSVGCGAIVHTKEGKMLNLEGDPANPINEGTLCSKGQSMYQLANNKKRITKVMYRAAGATEWQTRDWNWALKEIAKKVKATRDASFKEKDEAGITVNRTEALAQLGGAAHDNEECYLLSKLGRALGIVYLEHQARIUHSPSVASLGPTFGRGAMTNSWNDLQNADVYMVCGGNPAENHPISFKWMTKGMSNGAKLIVVDPRFTRTASRADVFAHLRPGTDIAFFGGMINYILSNNLWFDEYVKQYTNASYLINPNYSFKDGMFSGYDEKEKKYKFDTWTYQTDAAGATLKDPTLQNPQCVFQLMKTHYSRYTPDIIAKTCGMPKAEFEEICKLYASTGKPDKAGTLLYAMGLTQHTTGVNNIRAFAIIQCLLGNMGIAGGGINAMRGESNVQGSTDFGLLAGTLPGYNNLPNAATTPTLAKYKEVEVTKTGFTQNRAKWVISMLKSWWGDAAAAGNDFRYDWLPKNGAGFQKKGYTWTALFEAMYAGEIKGLMCWGQNPAISGPNSNLEAKALEKLDWLMVADLWETETAAFWKRPGATPANIKTEVFLLPVVGSYEKEGSIANSSRLIQWRYKATQGPGEAEDDLQILNQLGKEIQALYKADAKAKFPDPIVNLTWNYGDKIDPNEVAKEINGYTIADKKPMVSFAALTDTGTTACGCWIYSGYFNNADIAKAPCKRRDNTTDTTGLGIFKDWAFSWPVNRRIIYNRASCNAAGTPWNPKRVLVAWDGAKWITNDVPDFAAVAGTPPAPNTPDKTAAAPFIMNAEGVAKIFVPKGGVKDGPFPEHYEPIESVIKNPLSKTQNNPGAIIWGADADKLTKFGDKVCPIIATTYRVTEHWQTGSMTRQLPWLAEMQPEMFVEISPVLAEKKGITNGEWVKVASARGEVMCRAIVTERLKGFALCEGEPELAGMPFHYGYMGLITGGPDKDKSYGANQLSPHVAEPNTGMPEYKAFLVDVRKVT
- a CDS encoding cytochrome b/b6 domain-containing protein; its protein translation is MVKMPVFKDGQVLRFSLAARILHTVHLFAFLTLTYTGLSRMFPALHVLVGNNLVLEQTIHHIAAVLFIAIPAVEIVLFPKGAIEFLKELFSWDKDDTKWMIKFLPWLIRPQAVKLPPQGKEKAGQKFSAWIILAFSITIAISGVLMWAGQTVSPAITRWAVVVHDLSFVILLFFIIMHAYMGLLFPPTMKGITSMITGYVPESEAKHGWRKWYDEVKKEAGQA
- a CDS encoding 4Fe-4S dicluster domain-containing protein — protein: MAKAMLLDFNLCIGCRACQVACKEWNQNEGEVTENTGTFENPPDLSSKTWTKIKFIETGKNPDNQWFFRRMICQHCTNAACQNVCPPKAISHMETTAVVIDQDKCTGCKYCISACPFSIPRYDAGSNTAKKCTLCIDRISNGLIPACAKVCAPGAVRFGEREVMLRAGQNRVEALKKEGHANAMLYGETALGGLGVMTVMTEAPDVYGLPTDPAIPLSVGLWQDWLKPLTIIAGVGGLAAAVISRIGSIGYKHGEDE
- a CDS encoding thioredoxin family protein, which produces MKPIVNEAQSKYSDKITFELYDITNGKNDAIATKYKVYLTPTFVIIDSDQKEIDRLIGEVPKATLEKFITGNIEKHGKSN